One Neobacillus endophyticus DNA segment encodes these proteins:
- a CDS encoding helix-turn-helix transcriptional regulator, whose amino-acid sequence MFFSGERLKVARKCTFKTIDNLIKTLESQYNLKINKGMVSRWENGKATPRDETIKILAKCLNVPIDYLTGRDSMANYLIHQRLLNNMTVEQLSQKCEISVETIQYAESDRVPLSLVNLRKIGNVYENVDFVNTILEKGISDMFPSVSPPQNTDMEFEELELDLNDLLDSNYDIVFKNRLLTRTEKEKIKKVIEVLLS is encoded by the coding sequence ATGTTTTTTTCTGGAGAAAGGTTAAAAGTTGCTAGAAAATGCACCTTTAAAACTATAGATAATTTAATAAAAACTCTTGAGAGTCAGTACAATCTTAAAATTAACAAAGGAATGGTTTCACGGTGGGAGAATGGAAAGGCTACGCCTAGAGACGAAACCATAAAGATTTTAGCTAAATGTCTAAACGTACCAATCGATTATCTAACTGGAAGAGACAGTATGGCTAATTACTTAATACATCAAAGGCTCTTAAACAATATGACTGTTGAACAGTTAAGCCAAAAATGTGAAATAAGTGTGGAGACAATTCAATACGCTGAATCGGATAGGGTTCCTCTATCGTTAGTGAACCTACGAAAAATAGGAAATGTATATGAGAATGTTGATTTTGTTAATACCATACTGGAAAAGGGTATTTCCGATATGTTTCCGTCAGTTAGTCCACCACAGAATACGGATATGGAATTTGAAGAGTTAGAGTTAGATCTAAACGATTTATTGGATTCCAATTATGATATTGTTTTTAAAAACCGATTACTCACCCGAACTGAGAAAGAAAAAATAAAAAAGGTTATTGAAGTTTTATTAAGCTAA
- a CDS encoding DNA-binding protein, whose protein sequence is MVEIKLDDEELKSIYLEEVQKRLDDIELHSMLMDSKQLCKMLNLSWPTIEKLFLSDPNFPSIRIGKKWLFNRRFVQEYIDNWSIVMKKQV, encoded by the coding sequence ATGGTTGAAATTAAATTAGATGATGAGGAATTAAAATCTATCTATTTAGAAGAGGTTCAAAAAAGATTAGATGATATTGAACTTCATTCAATGTTGATGGACAGTAAGCAATTATGTAAAATGCTTAATCTTTCGTGGCCAACAATTGAAAAACTTTTTCTAAGTGATCCCAATTTTCCATCTATACGTATTGGGAAAAAGTGGCTGTTTAATCGAAGGTTTGTTCAGGAATACATTGACAACTGGTCAATTGTGATGAAGAAACAAGTGTAG
- a CDS encoding replicative helicase loader/inhibitor, whose product MDRKEVAQLLNYVNVAFPNFLRDNKPETVLDFWFRGLKDFEYEKVLDNLVNYAQINEFPPKIKDLVDGLIVNEHYNIPGIEETKKIMDSYQVPKEQRVPPDELKKLFKQQFGGEREKKA is encoded by the coding sequence ATGGATAGAAAAGAAGTGGCCCAGTTGCTGAATTATGTAAATGTAGCCTTCCCTAATTTCCTTAGAGATAACAAGCCCGAAACTGTTTTGGATTTTTGGTTTAGAGGCCTTAAGGACTTTGAGTACGAGAAAGTTTTGGACAACCTTGTTAATTATGCTCAAATCAATGAATTTCCACCGAAAATTAAAGATTTAGTGGATGGGTTGATTGTTAATGAACATTACAACATACCGGGAATAGAGGAAACCAAAAAGATTATGGATAGCTATCAAGTCCCAAAAGAACAAAGGGTACCTCCTGACGAATTGAAGAAATTGTTTAAGCAACAATTTGGGGGAGAACGGGAGAAAAAAGCATGA
- the dnaB gene encoding replicative DNA helicase, which produces MIESFYNIEAERSVLGAILLEPDEVLEKIELNHLDFFEEKNRYIVKAIQALMAANHPVDLVTLTTWLAENKLIENIGGVSYLSDLSGLVPTTKNVEFYQGIIKKNAKKRKIQKTLQRMQDKLYEVEDEDEIDNLVSSGINVLTDAGTSKETGFTHIKDVMMDVLDNAEIERGEVVGIPTGFSELDRMLSGWKPGELIIVGARPSMGKTQFALNLTTKAARYGALVPFYSLEMVNRSLGQRILASEAQVNSRNIKIGTTALTAENWSRLFHEAGLLGDSDILLNDKSGVTVHTIRKDLTKLRKQNPDRKILCFIDYLQLIQGDPKHKGNRTQEISEISRSLKTIALDLNLTIVSLSQLSRGVEQRQNKRPVMSDIRESGSIEQDADVIAFLYRDDYYDKESENKNIVECIIAKQRDGATGTVQLVFIKEYGRFVNIERRLEN; this is translated from the coding sequence ATGATTGAATCCTTTTACAATATAGAGGCTGAAAGAAGCGTTTTAGGAGCAATTCTTCTTGAACCAGATGAGGTACTAGAAAAAATCGAATTGAACCATTTAGATTTTTTCGAAGAAAAAAATCGCTATATAGTAAAAGCTATTCAAGCTTTAATGGCAGCGAACCATCCTGTTGACTTGGTAACTTTAACAACCTGGCTCGCTGAAAATAAGTTGATTGAAAATATTGGTGGAGTTTCATATTTAAGTGATTTGTCCGGTTTAGTTCCTACAACCAAAAACGTTGAGTTTTACCAAGGTATTATCAAAAAGAATGCTAAAAAGCGGAAAATCCAAAAGACTTTGCAGCGGATGCAAGACAAGTTATATGAAGTTGAAGATGAAGACGAAATAGACAATCTTGTATCATCTGGAATCAACGTTTTGACTGATGCAGGCACTTCGAAAGAGACCGGGTTTACCCATATTAAAGACGTAATGATGGACGTTTTAGATAATGCAGAGATTGAAAGAGGGGAAGTTGTTGGTATTCCTACAGGGTTTTCAGAATTAGATCGAATGCTGAGTGGGTGGAAGCCGGGGGAATTAATTATAGTCGGTGCAAGGCCTTCTATGGGTAAAACCCAGTTTGCGTTAAATTTAACCACCAAAGCTGCACGATACGGTGCTTTAGTTCCGTTTTATTCTTTGGAAATGGTTAATAGATCATTGGGACAAAGGATACTAGCAAGTGAAGCTCAAGTGAACTCAAGAAATATAAAAATTGGCACAACGGCCTTAACAGCTGAGAATTGGTCAAGGTTGTTTCATGAAGCTGGCCTACTTGGCGATTCTGACATTTTACTCAATGACAAAAGCGGGGTTACAGTCCACACCATACGCAAGGATTTAACCAAGCTAAGAAAGCAAAATCCAGATCGTAAAATCCTATGTTTTATCGATTACCTCCAGCTGATTCAAGGTGACCCGAAACACAAAGGTAACAGAACACAAGAAATAAGCGAAATAAGCCGGAGTTTGAAGACCATTGCATTGGATTTGAATCTGACCATTGTTTCATTAAGTCAGTTAAGCCGAGGAGTGGAACAACGTCAGAATAAAAGGCCTGTTATGAGTGACATTCGGGAAAGCGGAAGCATTGAGCAGGATGCAGATGTCATTGCCTTTCTTTATAGGGATGATTATTACGACAAGGAAAGCGAAAACAAAAATATTGTTGAATGTATTATCGCCAAACAAAGGGATGGAGCAACTGGAACGGTACAATTAGTGTTTATTAAAGAATATGGGCGCTTTGTCAATATAGAGAGAAGACTTGAAAACTAA
- a CDS encoding ERCC4 domain-containing protein, translated as MLPTLTVLVDSREQENLHIINYFNSKKIPYKVKKNDTADYAAMIPKNPELGIVRDLYIPVAIERKNSVDELAQSIKDRTRWENELIRSQKLHFTLIVEDPNGYENIILGLYRSHYEPKSLLASLKTFEARYNFSTVFIPKTVSGNYIYHHLYYHARSLLKD; from the coding sequence TTGCTCCCAACACTTACAGTTCTAGTTGATAGCAGGGAACAGGAAAACCTTCATATCATCAACTATTTCAACTCCAAGAAAATCCCGTACAAAGTAAAGAAAAACGATACTGCTGATTATGCTGCCATGATACCTAAGAACCCGGAATTAGGGATTGTAAGAGATTTATATATCCCGGTTGCAATAGAGCGGAAAAACAGCGTGGACGAGCTTGCGCAAAGCATAAAAGATCGGACGAGATGGGAAAACGAATTGATTCGGTCCCAAAAATTACACTTCACCTTAATCGTCGAGGATCCAAACGGTTACGAAAACATCATACTTGGTCTATATCGATCCCATTATGAACCAAAATCCTTGCTAGCAAGTCTTAAAACATTTGAAGCCAGGTACAACTTCTCTACGGTATTCATTCCGAAAACCGTAAGCGGAAACTACATTTACCATCACCTTTATTACCATGCCAGGAGTTTATTAAAGGATTAA
- a CDS encoding phage tail tape measure protein produces MSDMLLAVEIRALDFFTGPLRSMISSVTAAEGKFKTLNNAMKMMGKSRAEIDAINASLTRMGDQKAFANMASDLQRVGMARQDIAAMESSYMRMAQYQRDMAAAQAEYTAGRDLAMSGVGNLATGAFGAFGLFEMVKKAGEFQANMTVIQDSTGASTKQMQAFGDAVMNTSAAVSKFNDMQVSQIAQKLTSGGFSNIKQAQSLLLPVSKYAEVQMYEHKSSDALQSTQQAIEMAHVFKNYDPKSFENFLNDFNKYSMMQPGDSSSLVQTLTYLAPKAQTLGMSQSDILGLSAVANRVGLTGSHGGTNAADMILRLIPGLVGGGPTKKGTPKAWAAMEKLGFVDKNGNSPFFDKNGKIVNLNGMLTTMINDGKKLNNKDLTQAYHDIFGSYGGNAASILANKTTLEQLTQMRKQLGHTKSMEQINADLQKTPEGQLNLLKSNGMSLMLRVGQQLAMTLNPAIASINKLLGSMLKFSEAHPGVAKVIGDFALLSVGMVTTTGIVKIFAGSFKMLKGAFGMLKLTSEAGELTKFGAILTSGPLLAGIAAVAAGGYLIYKNWGTVGPFLKKIWSDLKNLGQGLFMIFTGTGGGKGIDLLQKLGFSKNTISGLMKIAGSIPPIINQIKTTVGNAAKSVWTTLTSAWGGIVSFVKSIWPQVMQITRTVWPIISTIVTTYMKNVWIEIKTVGTIIGATFKALWTALVPVVQTTWNLFRDIIKTEWDYISGLIKIGLDLLTGNWKKAWTDLKTTTSSLWKDVGKIFTDGWNGIKKIASGWKDAAFQWGSDIVSGLVNGITGMFGNAQKAIESLGGNISKWFKGVVKSNSPSKVFMGHGKDIVHGLALGIDRNAGMAHKSTVQLANGVNKSFNSNSGVAVGGSGAVEIHIHPHPHQRAEDIAELVIKKMGKVTRRNMMNAGTTVNMGAF; encoded by the coding sequence ATGTCAGATATGCTCCTCGCCGTAGAAATACGGGCACTCGACTTCTTCACAGGACCATTAAGGTCAATGATCAGTTCAGTTACGGCAGCAGAAGGCAAATTTAAAACCCTTAACAACGCCATGAAAATGATGGGGAAAAGCAGAGCGGAAATCGATGCGATCAATGCCTCATTAACAAGAATGGGTGACCAAAAAGCATTTGCAAACATGGCTAGCGATTTACAAAGAGTGGGTATGGCAAGACAAGATATTGCTGCAATGGAATCCAGTTATATGCGAATGGCTCAATACCAACGTGATATGGCTGCTGCTCAAGCTGAGTATACGGCAGGTCGAGACTTAGCAATGTCGGGGGTTGGGAATCTTGCAACAGGAGCTTTTGGGGCATTCGGGCTTTTCGAAATGGTCAAAAAAGCTGGGGAATTCCAAGCAAACATGACCGTTATTCAAGATTCAACAGGGGCCAGCACAAAACAAATGCAAGCATTCGGCGATGCGGTCATGAATACATCGGCAGCTGTTTCTAAATTTAATGACATGCAAGTTTCTCAGATAGCTCAAAAACTAACCTCTGGTGGATTCAGTAATATTAAACAGGCTCAAAGCTTGTTGTTACCCGTGTCAAAATATGCTGAAGTTCAGATGTATGAGCATAAATCAAGTGATGCTCTTCAAAGTACACAGCAAGCCATTGAAATGGCTCACGTATTTAAGAACTATGACCCAAAAAGCTTCGAAAACTTTTTGAATGATTTTAATAAATACTCAATGATGCAACCGGGGGATAGTAGTTCACTCGTACAAACTTTGACCTATTTAGCTCCTAAAGCCCAGACATTGGGAATGAGCCAAAGCGATATTCTTGGATTATCTGCAGTAGCTAATAGGGTTGGATTGACTGGTTCACATGGTGGTACCAATGCAGCTGACATGATTCTGAGGTTAATTCCAGGACTAGTTGGCGGTGGCCCAACCAAAAAAGGCACACCTAAAGCATGGGCGGCAATGGAAAAGTTAGGGTTTGTAGATAAGAACGGGAACTCGCCATTCTTTGATAAGAACGGGAAAATTGTTAATCTTAACGGAATGCTCACCACCATGATAAATGATGGTAAGAAACTGAACAATAAAGACCTTACACAAGCCTATCACGACATTTTTGGGTCGTATGGTGGGAATGCTGCAAGTATCTTAGCTAATAAGACAACTCTAGAACAATTAACACAAATGCGAAAGCAATTGGGTCATACCAAGAGCATGGAGCAGATTAACGCAGATTTGCAGAAGACTCCGGAAGGTCAGTTAAATTTACTTAAATCCAACGGCATGTCCTTAATGCTTCGGGTAGGACAACAATTGGCAATGACATTGAATCCTGCGATAGCCAGCATCAATAAATTATTAGGCAGTATGTTGAAATTTTCAGAAGCTCATCCAGGAGTCGCAAAAGTAATTGGTGATTTTGCGCTTCTTTCAGTAGGCATGGTAACCACAACAGGCATAGTCAAAATTTTTGCTGGCTCATTTAAAATGCTAAAAGGTGCCTTTGGTATGCTAAAGCTCACATCGGAAGCAGGCGAATTAACGAAATTTGGTGCCATCTTAACATCTGGACCACTCCTTGCTGGAATAGCAGCCGTAGCAGCAGGAGGATACCTTATTTATAAAAACTGGGGAACTGTGGGTCCGTTTCTCAAAAAAATATGGAGTGACCTTAAGAATTTAGGTCAAGGATTATTCATGATTTTCACTGGAACAGGTGGAGGAAAGGGAATCGATCTCTTACAAAAACTCGGTTTTAGTAAAAATACTATATCAGGGTTAATGAAGATTGCCGGTAGTATCCCACCAATTATTAATCAAATAAAAACTACAGTTGGAAATGCAGCAAAATCAGTTTGGACAACTCTTACATCAGCATGGGGCGGGATTGTCTCCTTTGTTAAGTCCATTTGGCCACAAGTCATGCAAATTACTCGAACGGTTTGGCCAATCATTTCGACAATTGTAACAACTTATATGAAAAATGTCTGGATAGAAATTAAAACAGTCGGCACAATCATTGGAGCTACTTTTAAAGCTCTTTGGACAGCTCTTGTTCCCGTTGTTCAAACGACGTGGAATCTTTTTAGAGATATTATTAAAACAGAATGGGACTATATCTCAGGCTTAATTAAAATAGGCCTAGATTTATTGACTGGTAATTGGAAAAAGGCTTGGACAGATCTGAAAACCACGACTAGTTCCTTGTGGAAAGATGTTGGAAAAATCTTCACTGATGGATGGAATGGAATAAAGAAAATTGCCAGCGGTTGGAAAGATGCTGCTTTTCAATGGGGAAGTGACATTGTAAGTGGATTGGTTAACGGAATCACAGGTATGTTCGGAAATGCTCAAAAGGCTATTGAATCTTTAGGTGGTAACATTTCTAAGTGGTTCAAAGGTGTAGTGAAAAGTAATTCTCCATCCAAAGTCTTTATGGGACATGGGAAAGACATTGTACATGGTTTAGCTCTGGGTATTGATCGTAATGCAGGAATGGCTCACAAATCCACAGTTCAATTGGCTAATGGAGTTAACAAATCCTTTAACAGCAATAGCGGAGTAGCAGTTGGAGGTAGTGGAGCAGTCGAAATTCATATCCATCCTCATCCACATCAACGAGCAGAGGATATTGCCGAATTGGTTATCAAAAAGATGGGGAAAGTCACGCGTCGAAACATGATGAACGCAGGGACAACAGTTAATATGGGGGCATTTTAA
- a CDS encoding CPBP family intramembrane glutamic endopeptidase gives MFSAFRKNIKYLEEVSLTKGVLFFAIVPLTIVMLNANFLKNSYFDSILCYFVMIAYALLVGRRELLLKPNGSFKKNIKIVFGIFAASAILGMIGVKIIGTDNPQGLDGVVYTGSQYLKLNSILPLIGFGEEFLCVLTFIGLFTLLPGELLRRFLFSLLGSSLIFGLLHAFHSPFTAVLAIGLGHIPFIFATLYYKSILPAIGAHIMWDGMNFFGHYNEELYFTFCSVLIIAYFVYIFIPKKKAVPS, from the coding sequence ATGTTTAGTGCATTTAGAAAAAACATCAAATACTTAGAGGAGGTTTCATTAACTAAAGGTGTTCTATTTTTTGCAATCGTACCTCTAACAATCGTTATGTTAAATGCCAACTTTCTTAAAAATTCATACTTTGACTCAATTTTATGTTATTTCGTTATGATTGCTTATGCTTTACTTGTTGGAAGAAGAGAACTGTTACTAAAACCCAATGGGTCATTTAAGAAAAACATTAAAATTGTCTTTGGGATATTTGCAGCAAGCGCTATACTGGGCATGATAGGGGTAAAAATTATAGGTACTGACAACCCGCAGGGGTTAGATGGCGTAGTTTATACGGGATCGCAATATTTGAAGTTAAACTCGATATTACCATTGATTGGTTTCGGCGAAGAGTTTTTATGTGTATTGACTTTTATTGGCTTATTTACATTACTGCCTGGCGAATTATTAAGAAGATTCCTATTTTCCCTCTTAGGATCCTCACTGATTTTTGGACTTCTACACGCATTTCATAGTCCTTTTACCGCCGTTCTTGCAATTGGATTGGGACATATTCCATTTATCTTTGCTACCCTGTATTATAAATCAATCCTGCCAGCCATCGGTGCACATATAATGTGGGATGGCATGAATTTTTTTGGGCATTACAACGAGGAATTATATTTTACATTCTGTTCTGTTTTAATAATTGCATATTTTGTCTACATTTTCATACCAAAAAAGAAAGCTGTGCCGAGTTAA